The proteins below come from a single Fusarium verticillioides 7600 chromosome 3, whole genome shotgun sequence genomic window:
- a CDS encoding queuine tRNA-ribosyltransferase, giving the protein MAQPTSKGSTLTMFEILKPSASATEAGVARLGRLAFASNRRIMQTPNYIAVASRGVVPHLTPDNIAKHTAFDAAYLAIEDFLEKSQPPVLQLPPGTPRNLQSFTAFPSDRALILGPRRFPAVTTPVGNGAHHVSIFTSTGFRNLTIPEFTKTIELTQPDIAIPPADLFHSSSTPTSKRQVRMVERTEEWVDEFFHLSDPKGRLKEMGVSIFAPVLPVEYPIQWDYLRYLAEDVRDSLSGLAVYDVNLVPELANYPSLGSLPRLSFGPSKSPQDILRQIALGIDVCTVPFANTASDAGIALSFTFPPPESSDMQPLGIDMWSEEHTTSLQPLVSGCQCYTCTKHHRAFIKHLLNAKEMLGWNLLQIHNHVILTSFFEGVRAALNESAEKFDELHKKFLTVYEPEVPVGTGVRPRARGYHFKSIAGQAKINEPSWQAFDSVDASPHPEAIAEPLAAIDGTLPVDEVASSLEK; this is encoded by the exons ATGGCCCAACCTACATCAAAAGGATCAACACTAACAATGTTTGAAATACTAAAACCCTCTGCTTCTGCAACTGAAGCTGGAGTTGCTCGGCTTGGTCGTCTAGCATTCGCTAGTAATCGAAGGATTATGCAGACACCAAACTACATCGCTGTTGCATCTCGAGGAGTTGTTCCTCACTTGACTCCAGACAATATCGCCAAACACACAGCGTTTGATGCCGCGTATCTAGCAATCGAGGACT TTCTTGAGAAATCACAACCTCCTGTTCTTCAGTTGCCCCCTGGTACACCAAGAAATCTTCAGAGCTTTACTGCTTTCCCTTCAGATCGAGCACTTATTCTTGGCCCAAGACGGTTCCCAGCTGTGACAACACCTGTTGGAAACGGTGCTCATCATGTCAGCATTTTTACCTCTACCGGTTTCCGCAATCTCACCATCCCcgagttcaccaagactATTGAACTCACTCAACCAGATATCGCCATTCCTCCAGCCGACCTCTTCCACtccagctcaacaccaacgtcAAAACGTCAAGTTCGCATGGTTGAGAGAACCGAAGAATGGGTAGACGAAttctttcatctttcagACCCTAAAGGCCGTCTAAAGGAAATGGGGGTTTCCATCTTCGCTCCTGTATTGCCTGTCGAGTACCCTATACAGTGGGACTACTTGCGATATCTTGCAGAAGACGTGCGAGATTCCCTCTCTGGTCTTGCAGTTTATGATGTTAACCTTGTCCCCGAGTTGGCAAACTATCCCTCTCTTGGATCTCTGCCGCGGTTGTCATTTGGACCATCTAAGAGCCCCCAGGATATTCTGCGACAGATCGCTCTGGGTATCGATGTATGCACGGTACCTTTTGCCAACACTGCCTCTGATGCAGGCATCGCCCTATCGTTCACCTTCCCACCCCCTGAGTCCTCCGACATGCAGCCACTGGGTATCGATATGTGGTCAGAGGAGCATACGACATCCCTGCAGCCTCTAGTGAGCGGTTGCCAATGCTACACTTGCACCAAGCATCACCGGGCGTTCATTAAGCACCTACTGAATGCGAAGGAGATGTTGGGCTGGAACCTACTCCAGATTCACAATCATGTCATTCTTACTTCATTCTTTGAAGGCGTTCGGGCAGCTCTAAACGAGAGCGCCGAGAAGTTTGACGAGCTTCATAAGAAATTCTTGACTGTTTATGAGCCCGAGGTCCCTGTTGGAACTGGAGTGAGACCCCGAGCCAGGGGTTACCATTTCAAGAGCATAGCTGGTCAGGCTAAGATCAACGAGCCTAGCTGGCAAGCGTTTGATTCGGTCGATGCCAGTCCCCACCCCGAGGCCATTGCAGAACCTCTGGCAGCTATCGATGGAACACTGCCCGTCGATGAGGTTGCATCGAGTTTGGAGAAGTGA
- a CDS encoding copper homeostasis protein has product MPPLPAKYPRQIPLEVTVYGPHNALRAANFGAKRLLLCRKGSSTVGGVSPTPQELRHLKRKIHIPISCVIRPRGAPNPSGPGESHDYVYSNNELVQMSESIRQLKETGVMNAIRGDSFVFGCVKHSHEETAENSRHKIVIHSAYCRSLIEMAKPFGCVFNRAFDHFAERGNPDAVIAELTTLGFAGIMTAGGPGSFSNHLERLDAMCHHTTNIQLVVAGGDCCPEIQKLRKRAHNHDRLSIWLNGDCLRPRDHDDPETTDMNGVMSLIDQLGLQTTD; this is encoded by the coding sequence ATGCCGCCTCTGCCAGCTAAATACCCACGACAGATCCCTCTTGAGGTCACAGTCTATGGCCCCCACAACGCTCTCAGAGCCGCCAACTTTGGTGCAAAGCGTCTTCTCCTCTGCCGAAAGGGCTCCTCTACCGTTGGCGGGGTGAGTCCCACTCCCCAGGAGCTTCGCCATCTCAAAAGAAAGATTCACATCCCAATCAGCTGCGTCATTCGACCCCGTGGAGCTCCTAACCCTTCTGGTCCAGGCGAGTCTCACGACTACGTTTACTCTAACAACGAACTTGTCCAGATGAGCGAGTCTATTCGCCAGCTCAAGGAAACAGGCGTCATGAATGCTATCCGCGGAGATTCTTTCGTGTTTGGCTGTGTTAAGCATAGCCATGAGGAAACAGCTGAGAACTCTCGCCACAAGATCGTGATTCACTCAGCATACTGTCGCTCTCTCATTGAAATGGCCAAGCCATTCGGTTGTGTCTTCAACCGTGCTTTCGACCACTTTGCTGAACGTGGAAACCCAGACGCTGTCATTGCAGAGCTCACCACTCTTGGTTTTGCAGGCATCATGACAGCGGGAGGACCAGGTTCCTTTTCAAACCACCTTGAGCGGCTAGATGCTATGTGCCACCataccaccaacatccaacTCGTTGTCGCAGGGGGGGATTGTTGCCCCGAGATTCAGAAGCTTCGAAAGCGTGCTCACAACCATGATCGTCTCTCCATTTGGCTGAACGGCGATTGTCTTCGTCCCAGAGATCATGACGATCCAGAGACTACCGATATGAACGGCGTCATGTCGCTGATTGATCAGCTTGGCTTACAAACAACGGACTAG
- a CDS encoding mannosyltransferase codes for MTVARPVRALIAGGCILWCFFLWQIFAPSWSLRGPGDRYSNFERDPMLDPTDEPEGVLHRTSPRYAHDAKKTERIDATLLALVRNEEVDAMVMSMRDLERTWNSKFNYPWTFFNDKPFTEEFKRKTRAATKAKCNYEIIPKEHWDMPSWIDEELFQESAKILEKNGVQYASKISYHQMCRWNSGLFYKHPALKDIRYYWRVEPNVHFFCDVDYDVFRYMHDNNKTYGFTINLYDDPKTLPSLWPETVKFLAEHPNAIHENSAVAWVTDDIRRPSTNRKAQGYSTCHFWSNFEIADMSFWRSKTYEDYFNHLDHAGGFFYERWGDAPVHSIALGLFEDQSKIHWFRDIGYQHIPFFNCPNSPKCKGCVTGRLTDGEAWLHREDCRPNWFKYAGMG; via the exons ATGACAGTTGCGCGGCCAGTTCGGGCGTTGATCGCCGGGGGGTGCATTCTCTGGTGTTTCTTTCTATGGCAGATATTTGCTCCATCATGGTCGTTAAGAGGTCCCGGTGATCGCTACTCCAATTTTGAGCGGGATCCCATGCTGGATC CTACCGATGAACCAGAAGGAGTGTTACATCGTACGAGCCCGAGATATGCCCACGATGCGAAAAAGACGGAGCGCATCGATGCGACGCTATTAGCGCTTGTGCGGAACGAGGAGGTGGATGCCATGGTCATGTCGATGAGGGATCTCGAAAGGACTTGGAACTCCAAGTTTAACTACCCCTGGACGTTTTTCAACGATAAGCCTTTCACCGAAGAGttcaagaggaagacgagagcAGCTACGAAGGCGAAATGTAACTACG AAATCATCCCCAAGGAACATTGGGACATGCCCTCTTGGATCGACGAAGAGCTCTTTCAGGAATCCGCCAAGATCCTCGAAAAGAACGGTGTCCAATATGCAAGCAAGATATCATACCACCAAATGTGTCGATGGAACAGCGGTCTCTTCTACAAGCATCCAGCCCTGAAGGATATTCGCTACTACTGGCGTGTCGAGCCTAACGTGCACTTCTTCTGCGATGTTGACTACGATGTCTTCCGCTACATGCACGATAACAACAAGACATACGgcttcaccatcaacctctATGACGATCCCAAAACCCTACCTTCGTTGTGGCCCGAGACAGTCAAGTTTCTCGCTGAGCATCCTAATGCAATCCACGAGAACAGCGCCGTAGCTTGGGTCACCGATGATATCCGTCGGCCTTCCACAAATAGAAAGGCTCAGGGATATTCGACGTGCCATTTCTGGAGTAATTTTGAGATTGCGGATATGTCATTTTGGAGGAGCAAAACTTACGAGGACTACTTCAACCACCTCGATCATGCGGGCGGATTCTTCTATGAGCGATGGGGTGATGCTCCAGTCCATAGTATTGCCCTTGGTCTGTTTGAAGACCAGAGCAAGATTCATTG GTTCCGCGATATTGGGTATCAACACATCCCTTTCTTCAACTGTCCCAACTCACCAAAGTGTAAGGGCTGTGTAACTGGCCGTCTCACTGATGGTGAGGCCTGGTTGCATCGAGAAGACTGTCGACCCAACTGGTTCAAGTACGCTGGTATGGGCTAA